In the Schaalia hyovaginalis genome, TGGCCGTCTCCCTGTTCGCCCTGGTCCTCGTCGTGTGGCTCCCGACCTCGGTCCTGCACCTGGGCATCGAGCGCATGAGCAGACTCGGACCGGACCTCCTCCCCCTCTTCTTCGCCGTCCTCTTCGAGATCGGCGCGGTGTTCCTCCTCGCAGAGGTGTGCGTGCATCCGCGCTTCATCGAGTTCCTGCGCCTCCAATGGCGGATCTCCCGGCTCGGACCCGGACAGACGGCCCGCGATCTCGCCCCCGTCACGCCGCGCTCCTCCGCCCTCGACGATGGTGCGCGTGGGGACGAGGGCGATCGCGCAGATGCCGACGAAACCGAGAAGGAGGACGATCTCGCCGAAGAAGCACGTTCCTCACAGGCCCTTGACCCCCTTCCCGCAGCCGACGGCGACCATGAGGCATGCGGCGGAGCCCCTGCCGAGCAAGCCGGGGCCGACCGCGTCCGTGCCGACGCGACCGGCGCCGAAGCGCAGGCCCCCAGGGCGAAGGCCCCGGTGCCGCCGATCCCCGTGCCTCTCGAGGAGGTCCTCGGTGAGGCGACGAGACGGATCCCGGCCGTGAAATCGCCCGCACTCCAAGCCGCAGAAGGACGGGGCGCTTCGACTGCGGGCGCGCCCGAGGAAGACGACGAGGCTGAGACGAGGATGCGACATGACGGTGAATGAATCCGAGAGCGTCCATGCGCCGATTCCCGATGCCGGCATCGCGGTCCTCGTCTCCGGCGAGGGCTCGAACATGCGCGCCCTGGTCGCCGCAGCCGAAGAACCGGCATGGGGAGGCGGGATCGCCTGCGTCCTCGCAGACAGGCGATGCGCGGCGATCGATTGGGCCGACGCCCACCGAATCCCGACGCGCGTGCTGAAGCTCAAGGACCACCCGGACCGGAGGGCCTGGGACCTGGCGCTCGTCGGGGCCCTGGACGGATTCGAGCCGGACCTCGTTGTGAGCGCCGGCTTCCTCAAGCTCCTCGGCCCCGCCGTGCTCACCCGCTACGAGGGGCGGATCCTCAACACGCACAACTCGCTCCTCCCCGCATTCCCGGGAGTCCGCGGCCCCGCCGACGCCCTCGAATCCGGGGTCAAGATCGCGGGCGCCACCCTCTTCTTCGTCGATGCGGGGACCGATACCGGCCCGATCATCGCCCAGACCGCCGTCCCGGTGGAGGACGACGACACCCCGGAGAGCCTCCTCGAACGCATCAAGAGCGCCGAACGCGTCCAGCTCGTCGAATCAATCGGCTGCCTCATCCGTGAAGGCTGGACGATCCGGGGGCGCCGCGTCCGATTCGGACAGCGCTGACCGGAGCGCATCGCGGAGCGCCTACCGCCCTGGGCGTAAAGAGCGCTACGATCAAGGCGGCCGCGACTGGCGAGGGTGGGACACCACCGGGGAGCGGCCGCACGATCCCATGAGGCGTCGCCCGCCTGGGCGCCGGGACATGAAGACACCGACATCGGAGGAAAACATGTCCGTACGCCTGGACAATCTCGAATCCATCGATCGGCGCCCCCTCAAGCGCGCCCTGATCTCCGTCTACGACAAGACCGGCCTGATGCCCCTCGCCGAAGCCCTCGCGGCCGCGGGCATCGAGATCGTCTCGACCGGTTCGACCGCCTCGCGCATCGCCGAGGCCGGGATCCCGGTCACCCCCGTTGAAGCCGTCACCGGCTTCCCCGAGTGCCTCGAAGGGCGAGTGAAGACCCTCCACCCGCGCATCCACGCGGGCATCCTCGCCGACCAGCGCAAGGCCGGTCACCGCGATCAGCTCGTCGAGCTCGGCGTGGCCGCCTTCGATCTGGTGATCTGCAACCTCTACCCCTTCTCCGCGACCGTCGCCTCGGGAGCCTCCTTCGACGAGTGCGTCGAGCAGATCGACATCGGCGGCCCCTCGATGGTGCGCGCCGCCGCGAAGAACCACCCCTCGGTCGCAGTCGTCACCTCGCCCGATCGCTACGCGGATGTCATCGCCGCAGCCGAGTCCGGGCGGGGATTCACCCTCGAGGAGCGCCGCGGGCTCGCCGCTGAGGCATTCGTCCACACGGCCCTCTACGATCTCGCGATCTCGGGCTGGTTCGCCGGGGAACTCGAGCGCGAGGACCTCGCCGACGAGCTCGACCTCGCCTGCGAAGAACGGCTCGACGCGGCCGACGCCGCCTTCCTCGCGGCCTTCGGCGGCGACGAGGACACGAGCGGGACCGGGGGGGAAACGGCCGAAGAGGCGAGCGATGAGGCCTTCCCGGTCGTCGTCGCCGAGTCCTTCGAGCGCGTCCGGGCCCTCCGCTACGGTGAGAACCCGCACCAGAACGCGGCCGTCTACCGCCTCCTCGACCCCGAGCTCCTCTTCTGCGAAGAGGGCGACGAGGCCGATGAGGATGCGCCCCTGCCGGGCATCGCGAACGCCCGCCAGCTCCACGGCAAGGCGATGAGCTACAACAACTACACCGACGGGGATGCGGCGATCCGCGCAGCCTACGACCACGAGCGCCCCTGCGTCGCGATCATCAAGCACGCGAACCCCTGCGGCATCGCCGTCGCCGACGACATCGCCGAGGCCCACCGCAAGGCCCACGCCTGCGATCCCGTCTCCGCCTTCGGCGGCGTCATCGCGACCAACCGGCCCGTCACGGTCGAACTCGCCGAACAGATCGTCCCGATCTTCACCGAAGTCGTCCTCGCCCCCGCCTACGAGGACGGGGCCCTCGAGGTCCTCGCGGCGAAGAAGAACCTCAGGGTCCTCGAAGTGCTCCCGCCCGAGCGCGGCCAGGCCGAGTTCAAGCAGATCTCGGGCGGCCTGCTCGTTCAGGAGCGCGACGACGTCGACGCCCCCGGCGACGACCCGGCCAACTGGGCCCTCGTGGCCGGCGAGCCCGCCGATGCGAAGACCCTCGCCGACCTCGAGTTCGCATGGAGGACGGTCCGAGCGGTCCGCTCGAACGCGATCCTCCTCGTCAAGGACGAGGCCTCGGTCGGCGTCGGAATGGGGCAGGTCAACCGGGTCGATTCGTGCAGGCTCGCCGTGGAGAGGGCGAACACCCTCGGCGGCCGTGCCACCGGCGACGCCGCGAAGGACGCGGGAGCCGACATCCAGTCGGCCGGTGGCGCCCGCGCAGACGACATCATCGCCGACGCCCCGGAGCAGCGCTCGATCGGCGCAGTCGCCGCATCCGACGCCTTCTTCCCCTTCGCCGACGGCCTCCAGGTCCTCATCGACGCCGGCGTGAAGGCCGTCGTCCAGCCCGGCGGCTCGATCCGCGACGAGGAATCGATCGAGGCGGCCAAGGCCGCGGGCATCACGATGTACCTCACGGGCACCCGCCACTTCGCGCACTGATCCGCCCTCGCGGCCGGCGCGCGAATGAACGATCATGGGTCTTCGTGAAGGCGCCCCCTTCGCGAAGAAAGGACAGTTCCCACATGCGAGACCCCCTCGCGCGCGCGGCCGCGGATGCGGGCATCGCGCTGCCCCCGCTCGGTCCCGCCCCGCGGCATTGGATCGCCCCGTGGAAGACCCTGCGGGGGCCCGCCTGGCCGCTTCCCAGCGTCGCTCCGCGATTCGCCCGCGAACTCCTGCGCAGGCGCGTACCCGCCCTCCTGCTGGGGGTCGCGGCGACCACCCTGGGCACAGTCGCCTCCGCCCTCGTCCCCTGGGCGATGGGCCGCGCCCTCGACACCGCCC is a window encoding:
- the purH gene encoding bifunctional phosphoribosylaminoimidazolecarboxamide formyltransferase/IMP cyclohydrolase, whose protein sequence is MSVRLDNLESIDRRPLKRALISVYDKTGLMPLAEALAAAGIEIVSTGSTASRIAEAGIPVTPVEAVTGFPECLEGRVKTLHPRIHAGILADQRKAGHRDQLVELGVAAFDLVICNLYPFSATVASGASFDECVEQIDIGGPSMVRAAAKNHPSVAVVTSPDRYADVIAAAESGRGFTLEERRGLAAEAFVHTALYDLAISGWFAGELEREDLADELDLACEERLDAADAAFLAAFGGDEDTSGTGGETAEEASDEAFPVVVAESFERVRALRYGENPHQNAAVYRLLDPELLFCEEGDEADEDAPLPGIANARQLHGKAMSYNNYTDGDAAIRAAYDHERPCVAIIKHANPCGIAVADDIAEAHRKAHACDPVSAFGGVIATNRPVTVELAEQIVPIFTEVVLAPAYEDGALEVLAAKKNLRVLEVLPPERGQAEFKQISGGLLVQERDDVDAPGDDPANWALVAGEPADAKTLADLEFAWRTVRAVRSNAILLVKDEASVGVGMGQVNRVDSCRLAVERANTLGGRATGDAAKDAGADIQSAGGARADDIIADAPEQRSIGAVAASDAFFPFADGLQVLIDAGVKAVVQPGGSIRDEESIEAAKAAGITMYLTGTRHFAH
- the purN gene encoding phosphoribosylglycinamide formyltransferase — protein: MTVNESESVHAPIPDAGIAVLVSGEGSNMRALVAAAEEPAWGGGIACVLADRRCAAIDWADAHRIPTRVLKLKDHPDRRAWDLALVGALDGFEPDLVVSAGFLKLLGPAVLTRYEGRILNTHNSLLPAFPGVRGPADALESGVKIAGATLFFVDAGTDTGPIIAQTAVPVEDDDTPESLLERIKSAERVQLVESIGCLIREGWTIRGRRVRFGQR